Part of the Streptomyces sp. WMMC500 genome is shown below.
AAGCCGTCGGTCTGGGGCGGCTTCGGCGTGCTGGCGGTCGCCGTCGTGCTGTGGGTCGGTCAGCGGCTCGTCGGCGAGCGCGCCAAGCGCAAGGCGGGCGGGAGCGCCCCCGCGGCGGCACCCTCGGCATCCCGGCCCGCGCTCGGCGGCGGCCGGGCCGGCAAGTCGCGCGGCTCGGCGCCGGCGACGACCGGGCGGCGGGGGTCCGGCTCCGGGGACGAGGACTTCTCCGACATCGAGGCCATCCTGAAGAAGCACGGAATCTGACGCTACGGGCCCGTCGAACTACCCTGCGCAGCCGGTAAGTCGATCTCCATCGGCAAGAACCGATCATGCGCGGCCGATCTTCGTGAACGGGCCGTCTTTTCCTGGCGTGTTGCCCACATGGGTATGCGCCGCTGCGCAATTATCTGCGCGAGATGAACGACCACACGCCCGCACCGCGGCCTCCCGCCCCCGCCGAGCCCCGCGGCTGCCTCTTCGCCCTGTCCCAGCCGCCGTTGATGCTCTTTCTCACCGTCGTGGGCGTGCTGATCTTCGGCACCTCGGTCTACGACCTCATCGGGTGGTGAGTGCCGCCCCGGTCCCCGGCCCGTTCGCGTGCTCGGCCGCCGCCTCGCGCTGCCGGGCGCGGTACGCCGCCACGTGCAGCCGGTTGCCGCAGGTGCGGCTGGAGCAGTAGCGGCGGGAGCGGTTGCGCGAGTAGTCGACGAAGGCCCGGCCGCAGTCCGGCGCCTCGCAGCGGCGCAGCCGCTCGCGCTCGCCGGCGACGACGAGGAACGCCAGCGCCATCCCGCCGTCCGCGGCGAGGTGCTCGGCGACGGACGCGCCGGGCGCGAAGTAGTGCACGTGCCAGTCGTAGCCGTCGTGGTCCGTGAGCTGCGGCGTGGTGCCGGCGGCGGCCACGATCGCGTTGAGCCGCTCCGCCGCCGCCCGGTCGTCCGGGGCGGCGAAGACGGCCGAGAG
Proteins encoded:
- a CDS encoding CGNR zinc finger domain-containing protein produces the protein MLINHDTRCALDIVVALLNTDTGDGGEEADALVDVGALQAFVDEHGISGIDALCRSDVAAVRAVRSDLSAVFAAPDDRAAAERLNAIVAAAGTTPQLTDHDGYDWHVHYFAPGASVAEHLAADGGMALAFLVVAGERERLRRCEAPDCGRAFVDYSRNRSRRYCSSRTCGNRLHVAAYRARQREAAAEHANGPGTGAALTTR